A genome region from Physeter macrocephalus isolate SW-GA chromosome 4, ASM283717v5, whole genome shotgun sequence includes the following:
- the F11R gene encoding junctional adhesion molecule A: MLGTKAKVGSKQLLLFTSMILCSLALGRGAVQTSEPVVKVAENKSAKLPCSYSGFSSPRVEWKFAHGDITSLVCYNNKITASYEDRVTFLDNGITFHSVTRKDTGMYTCMVSDEGGNTYGEVTVQLIVLVPPSKPTINVPSSATIGTRAVLTCSENDGSPPSEYFWFKDGVLMPTEPKSNRAFSNSSYSLNHKTGELIFDPVSASDAGDYTCEARNGYGSPMKSDTVHMDAAELNVGGIVAAVLVTLILLGVLIFGIWFAYKRGYFDRAKKGTSSKKVIYSQPTARRDGEFRQTSSFLV; this comes from the exons ATGTTGGGGACAAAGGCGAAAGTCGGGAGCAAACAGTTGCTTCTCTTCACATCGATGATCCTGT gCTCACTGGCATTGGGCAGGGGTGCAGTGCAAACGTCTGAACCAGTAGTCAAAGTTGCTGAGAATAAAT CTGCCAAGTTGCCCTGCTCCTACTCGGGCTTCTCCTCTCCCCGCGTGGAGTGGAAGTTTGCCCATGGCGACATCACCAGCCTCGTTTGCTATAACAACAAGATCACAG CTTCCTATGAGGACCGAGTTACTTTTTTGGACAATGGCATCACCTTCCATTCTGTGACCCGGAAAGACACGGGGATGTACACGTGTATGGTCTCTGACGAAGGCGGCAACACCTATGGGGAGGTCACCGTCCAGCTCATTGTGCTTG tgcCTCCATCCAAGCCTACAATCAATGTCCCCTCCTCTGCTACCATCGGGACCCGAGCAGTGCTGACCTGCTCAGAGAATGATGGTTCCCCGCCTTCTGAATACTTTTGGTTCAAGGATGGGGTACTGATGCCTACAGAACCCAAGAGCAACCGTGCCTTCAGCAACTCTTCCTATAGCCTGAACCATAAGACAGGGGAGCTG ATCTTTGACCCCGTGTCGGCCTCTGATGCTGGAGATTATACTTGTGAGGCGCGGAATGGGTACGGGTCACCCATGAAGTCAGACACTGTGCACATGGATGCTG CGGAGCTGAATGTAGGGGGCATCGTGGCAGCTGTCCTTGTAACACTCATTCTCCTTGGAGTCTTGATTTTTGGCATCTGGTTCGCCTATAAGAGAGGCTACTTTGACA GAGCAAAGAAAGG GACCTCGAGTAAGAAGGTGATTTACAGCCAGCCCACTGCTCGAAGAGAT GGGGAATTCAGACAGACCTCATCCTTCTTGGTGTGA